From the genome of Amycolatopsis granulosa:
CTGACCAGGACACCGCCGGTCTCGAGCGCGGCGTTCCAGGTGACGCCGAAGTCCTTGCGGTTGATGGTGGTCGAGCCCTCGAAGCCGATCCGGGCGTTGCCGAACGGGTCCTGCGCGGTGCCCTCGAACTCGAACGGGATCGTGACCGGCTTGGTGATGCCCCGGATCGTCAGGTCGCCGGTCACGTCGAAGCTCGCCTCACCGGTCTGCTCGATGGCGGTGGAGACGAAGGTGATCTCCGGGTACTCGTCCATCGACAGGAAGTCGTTGCTGCGCAGGTGCGCGTCGCGGTCGGCGTTGCGGGTGTCGATGCTGTCGGCCTTGATGGCGACGGTGACCGACGACTTCGCCGGGTTCTCGCCGTCGATCCGCGCGGTGCCGCTGAACTCGTTGAACGAACCGCGCACCTTGGTCACCATCGCGTGGCGGGCGACGAAACCGATGCGGGTGTGGGTCGGGTCCAGGGTGTATTCGCCGGTCAGGGTCGCGTAGCTGGTCTGGGCGGTCATTCCGGGTTCCTCCATTGGTTGATGCGTCATCCTCACCGTGCCACAACTTGGATGACACGTCAACTATTCCCGCTATACTCGGGAACATGACCCGATGGCTCGACGAGTCCGAACAGCAGGCGTGGCGCGCGTACGTGACCATGCAGGGCCACCTGAACGCCGCACTGGGCCGGCGGATGCAGGCCGACTCGAAGCTGTCGCTGCCCGATTTCGAGGTCCTGGTGCAGCTCACCGAGACCCGCGAGGGACGGGTCCGGGTGTTCGAGCTGGCACGGGCGCTCGACTGGGAGAAGAGCCGGCTGTCCCACCACCTGCGCCGCATGCAGAAGCGCGGCCTGGTGGCGCGCGAGGAATGCCCGGACGACGCGCGCGGCGCCTTCATCGCGGTGACGCGCGAGGGCCGGGAGGCGATCGAGCAGGC
Proteins encoded in this window:
- a CDS encoding YceI family protein, which gives rise to MTAQTSYATLTGEYTLDPTHTRIGFVARHAMVTKVRGSFNEFSGTARIDGENPAKSSVTVAIKADSIDTRNADRDAHLRSNDFLSMDEYPEITFVSTAIEQTGEASFDVTGDLTIRGITKPVTIPFEFEGTAQDPFGNARIGFEGSTTINRKDFGVTWNAALETGGVLVSDKVTLEFEVSAIKSA
- a CDS encoding MarR family winged helix-turn-helix transcriptional regulator, with the translated sequence MTRWLDESEQQAWRAYVTMQGHLNAALGRRMQADSKLSLPDFEVLVQLTETREGRVRVFELARALDWEKSRLSHHLRRMQKRGLVAREECPDDARGAFIAVTREGREAIEQAAPHHVDTVRELVFDALTPDQVDALRAISERILAAVRPQDWPQDRK